A genomic window from Tachyglossus aculeatus isolate mTacAcu1 chromosome 27, mTacAcu1.pri, whole genome shotgun sequence includes:
- the TMEM203 gene encoding transmembrane protein 203: MLFSLAELVQWLGFATLEMFLHLLALLAFSVLLALRADGLAPGLAWWDVFVPFFAADGLTAYFTTIVSVRLFQDGERRLAVLRLFWVLTLLSLKFVFEMLLCQKLAEETRDLWFGLILSPVFILLQLLMIRACRVN; this comes from the coding sequence aTGCTGTTCTCGCTGGCCGAGCTGGTGCAGTGGCTCGGCTTCGCCACCCTGGAGATGTTCCTGCACCTGCTGGCCCTGCTGGCCTTCTCCGTGCTGCTGGCCCTGCGGGCCGACGGGCTGGCCCCCGGCCTGGCCTGGTGGGACGTGTTCGTGCCCTTCTTCGCCGCCGACGGGCTGACGGCCTACTTCACCACCATCGTGTCCGTGCGGCTCTTCCAGGACGGGGAGCGGCGGCTGGCCGTGCTGCGCCTCTTCTGGGTCCTCACCCTCCTCAGCCTCAAGTTCGTCTTCGAGATGCTGCTGTGCCAGAAGCTGGCCGAGGAGACGCGGGACCTCTGGTTTGGGCTCATCCTGTCGCCCGTCTTCATCCTGCTCCAGCTGCTCATGATCCGAGCCTGCCGCGTCAACTAG